A stretch of Anaeromyxobacter dehalogenans 2CP-1 DNA encodes these proteins:
- a CDS encoding glycosyltransferase family 2 protein: protein MVQAVAAVFEWGLFALMAYTFAVALAGFLPRRALAPAPPRHRFLVLVPAHDEAAVVAHAVRAALRQDHPRPLFRVVVVADNCSDDTAARARAAGADAVLERHDPRHLGKGHALAWARERALALFPADAVCVFDADNVMAPGFLSAMDARLSAGARVLQGSIEAKNPDDSWVTQASALQHAVAARLFERSRARLGFSALLNGTGYCVRTEVLRAWPPDPACLTDDRELQLRLLRAGVRVEWAPEAVTYDEKPATLAASWRQRVRWARGHLDVARRHTLPLLWRALRHRDLAALDGAVACLQPSRSAVALLAGAVFAARLGGAALGHPAGAPHVPLAAWLPLLACPVAFPVAALAAERVPARVALRYGYTLLLQAAWAPLLVAGLLRRRDRRWGATRHTRSISVEARLAAGNVAASPGPGGAASRPRRGGESVA from the coding sequence ATGGTGCAGGCGGTGGCGGCGGTGTTCGAGTGGGGCCTGTTCGCCCTCATGGCGTACACGTTCGCGGTGGCGCTGGCGGGGTTCCTCCCGCGTCGCGCCCTCGCGCCCGCGCCGCCGCGCCACCGCTTCCTGGTGCTCGTCCCGGCCCACGACGAGGCCGCGGTGGTGGCGCACGCGGTGCGGGCGGCGCTCCGGCAGGACCACCCCCGGCCGCTGTTCCGGGTGGTGGTGGTGGCGGACAACTGCTCCGACGACACCGCCGCCCGGGCCCGCGCGGCCGGCGCGGACGCGGTGCTGGAGCGGCACGACCCGCGCCACCTCGGCAAGGGCCACGCGCTCGCCTGGGCCCGCGAGCGCGCGCTGGCCCTGTTCCCGGCCGACGCGGTGTGCGTGTTCGACGCCGACAACGTCATGGCCCCCGGCTTCCTCTCGGCCATGGACGCCCGCCTCTCGGCCGGTGCCCGCGTCCTGCAGGGCTCCATCGAGGCGAAGAACCCGGACGACAGCTGGGTCACGCAGGCGAGCGCGCTCCAGCACGCGGTCGCGGCGCGCCTGTTCGAGCGCTCGCGCGCGCGGCTCGGCTTCTCCGCCCTCCTGAACGGCACCGGCTACTGCGTGCGCACCGAGGTGCTGCGCGCCTGGCCCCCGGATCCCGCCTGTCTCACCGACGATCGCGAGCTGCAGCTCCGGCTGCTCCGCGCCGGCGTCCGGGTGGAGTGGGCGCCGGAGGCCGTCACCTACGACGAGAAGCCGGCCACGCTCGCCGCCTCGTGGCGCCAGCGCGTCCGCTGGGCGCGCGGGCACCTCGACGTCGCCCGCCGGCACACGCTCCCGCTGCTCTGGCGCGCGCTCCGGCACCGCGACCTGGCCGCGCTGGACGGCGCGGTGGCCTGCCTGCAGCCGTCGCGATCGGCGGTGGCGCTGCTCGCCGGCGCGGTGTTCGCGGCGCGGCTCGGGGGCGCGGCGCTGGGCCACCCCGCGGGCGCCCCGCACGTCCCGCTCGCCGCGTGGCTGCCGCTGCTCGCGTGCCCGGTGGCGTTCCCGGTGGCGGCGCTCGCCGCGGAGCGCGTGCCGGCGCGGGTGGCGCTCCGCTACGGGTACACGCTGCTCCTGCAGGCCGCCTGGGCGCCCCTGCTGGTGGCCGGCCTGCTGCGCCGGCGGGACCGGCGCTGGGGCGCGACGCGCCACACCCGGAGCATCTCGGTCGAGGCGCGGCTCGCGGCGGGCAACGTCGCCGCGTCGCCCGGCCCCGGCGGTGCGGCGTCGCGGCCGCGGCGGGGCGGGGAGAGCGTGGCGTGA
- a CDS encoding sugar transferase encodes MLKERAGAVSAGLRALDLALVAVAFGLALALRAAVDVAAVPPLLPAGRHLAWLAVALALWPAAAGAAGVYGQYRTRSRREEILRLARAIGLLALGVAAASFLGRDRELSRLLLLGWLGIAFALLAGSRVAVRTLAHEARRRGHNTRAFAVVGGGPLARAMRQRLLARPEWGFTFAGFVLEQGAARRGLPGPVLGRVDELAAVLERHVVDLVVFAVPRDRLPEMEAAVAACQEQGVVAKIGLEPFPARHGRLTVEDLDGIPVLSYASAPQDALPLLAKRAFDVLASALALIVLSPVLAAVALAVRLGSPGPVLFRQRRVGLSGRTFTLYKFRSMRAGAEAEQARLADRNEMDGPVFKLRDDPRVTRVGKVLRRTSLDELPQLWNVLRGEMSLVGPRPPLPEEVRRYERWQRRRLSVKPGLTCTWQVSGRSEVGFGRWMQLDLDYIDRWSLWQDMRIVLRTIPAVLLGRGAR; translated from the coding sequence ATGCTGAAGGAGCGGGCAGGGGCGGTCTCGGCGGGGCTGCGCGCGCTCGACCTGGCGCTGGTGGCGGTCGCGTTCGGGCTCGCCCTCGCGCTCCGCGCGGCGGTGGACGTCGCGGCCGTGCCGCCGCTGCTCCCCGCCGGCCGGCACCTGGCGTGGCTCGCGGTGGCGCTCGCGCTCTGGCCGGCCGCGGCCGGCGCGGCGGGCGTCTACGGCCAGTACCGCACCCGCTCCCGCCGCGAGGAGATCCTCCGGCTCGCGCGCGCCATCGGCCTGCTGGCGCTGGGCGTGGCCGCGGCGAGCTTCCTCGGGCGCGACCGCGAACTCTCGCGCCTGCTGCTGCTCGGCTGGCTCGGGATCGCGTTCGCGCTGCTGGCCGGGAGCCGCGTGGCGGTCCGCACGCTCGCGCACGAGGCGCGCCGCCGCGGGCACAACACGCGCGCGTTCGCGGTGGTGGGGGGCGGGCCGCTGGCGCGGGCCATGCGGCAGCGGCTGCTGGCGCGCCCGGAGTGGGGCTTCACGTTCGCCGGCTTCGTCCTCGAGCAGGGCGCCGCGCGGCGGGGCCTCCCCGGCCCGGTGCTGGGCCGCGTGGACGAGCTCGCGGCGGTGCTGGAGCGGCACGTGGTGGACCTGGTGGTCTTCGCCGTCCCGCGCGACCGGCTCCCGGAAATGGAGGCCGCGGTGGCCGCCTGCCAGGAGCAGGGCGTGGTCGCGAAGATCGGCCTCGAGCCGTTCCCGGCGCGCCACGGCCGCCTCACGGTGGAGGACCTCGACGGCATCCCGGTGCTCTCCTACGCCTCGGCGCCGCAGGACGCGCTGCCGCTGCTCGCGAAGCGGGCGTTCGACGTGCTGGCGAGCGCGCTCGCGCTCATCGTGCTCTCGCCGGTGCTGGCCGCGGTGGCGCTCGCGGTGCGCCTCGGCTCGCCCGGCCCGGTGCTGTTCCGGCAGCGGCGGGTCGGGCTGTCCGGGCGCACCTTCACGCTCTACAAGTTCCGCTCCATGCGCGCCGGGGCCGAGGCGGAGCAGGCGCGGCTCGCCGATCGCAACGAGATGGACGGCCCGGTGTTCAAGCTGCGCGACGACCCGCGGGTCACGCGCGTCGGGAAGGTGCTGCGCCGCACCTCGCTCGACGAGCTGCCGCAGCTCTGGAACGTGCTCCGGGGCGAGATGAGCCTGGTGGGCCCGCGCCCGCCCTTGCCGGAGGAGGTCCGGCGCTACGAGCGCTGGCAGCGCCGCCGCCTCTCGGTGAAGCCCGGGCTGACCTGCACCTGGCAGGTGTCCGGCCGGTCCGAGGTCGGCTTCGGCCGCTGGATGCAGCTCGACCTCGACTACATCGACCGCTGGTCGCTCTGGCAGGACATGCGGATCGTGCTGCGCACCATCCCGGCGGTGCTGCTCGGGCGCGGCGCGCGGTAG
- a CDS encoding L-threonylcarbamoyladenylate synthase yields the protein MDAQLEARVAEAAAVLRAGGIVVYPTETFYGLGALASDDAALVRLAAAKLRPEGKPLPLVAADREQVDRVASLEGAAARLAGRLWPGPLTLVLPARPGLSEAITAGSGTVGVRIPGSEVARALARMAGGALVSTSANLSGGPPPDRVEALDAALRGQVDHVLDAGPTPGGLPSTVVAIAGETLRVVRPGAVSIEQVTAALGGPTGALHRTGP from the coding sequence ATGGACGCCCAGCTCGAGGCCCGGGTCGCGGAGGCCGCCGCCGTGCTGCGCGCCGGCGGCATCGTGGTCTATCCCACCGAGACGTTCTACGGGCTCGGCGCGCTCGCCTCCGACGACGCCGCGCTCGTCCGGCTCGCCGCCGCGAAGCTGCGGCCCGAGGGGAAGCCCCTGCCGCTCGTCGCGGCCGACCGGGAGCAGGTGGACCGCGTGGCGTCGCTGGAGGGCGCGGCGGCGCGGCTGGCCGGGCGCCTGTGGCCGGGCCCGCTCACGCTGGTGCTCCCGGCGCGGCCGGGCCTGTCCGAGGCCATCACCGCGGGCTCCGGCACGGTCGGGGTGCGGATCCCCGGGTCGGAGGTGGCGCGCGCGCTGGCGCGCATGGCTGGCGGGGCGCTGGTCTCCACCTCGGCGAACCTCTCCGGCGGTCCGCCGCCGGACCGGGTCGAGGCGCTCGACGCCGCGCTGCGCGGGCAGGTCGACCACGTGCTCGACGCCGGTCCGACGCCCGGGGGCCTCCCGAGCACCGTGGTGGCGATCGCCGGCGAGACGCTGCGGGTGGTGCGGCCCGGCGCCGTGTCCATCGAGCAGGTGACCGCGGCGCTCGGTGGCCCCACCGGCGCCTTGCACCGTACGGGGCCGTGA
- a CDS encoding DUF1015 domain-containing protein, with protein sequence MAEIVPFRGVRYAATRGRALGQLLAPPYDLVSLEQRDELLRRSPENIAHVAIGEERAGDGPGANKYTRAAETWAGWMQQGVLRRDPGPALYALEQAFWAPDGRQARRRGFLAAVRLHEFSEGVIVPHEKTLTAPRADRLEILKAVRANLSPIIGLYRDEERTTSRALEAVTAGELVAETDSDDGVHHRLWRADQPVVVAALQAAVADKRIFIADGHHRYVSGLAYRKLVEAQRPGLPPDAGHNYILMFLCPMSDPGLMLFPTHRLVFGLKDFSVARLTDALERYFRVETLPEDIRRPAGRAWAIAKLSEHFGKSSSFLMVTAEDQKARVLTLRDEADLEEAELPRNETLRALDVTVLHSVVLQHVLGLSASAQENQESLTYVRDAGEAVNRVLSGEHQVGFLVNPTPMWQVQAVGDAGETMPQKSTYFYPRLQSGLVMREVFEPGTPSP encoded by the coding sequence ATGGCCGAGATCGTCCCGTTTCGCGGCGTCCGCTACGCCGCCACCCGCGGCCGGGCCCTCGGCCAGCTGCTGGCCCCGCCCTACGATCTCGTCTCCCTCGAGCAGCGCGACGAGCTGCTGCGCCGCAGCCCCGAGAACATCGCGCACGTCGCCATCGGCGAGGAGCGCGCCGGCGACGGCCCGGGCGCGAACAAGTACACGCGCGCGGCCGAGACCTGGGCCGGCTGGATGCAGCAGGGCGTCCTGCGGCGCGATCCCGGGCCGGCGCTGTACGCGCTCGAGCAGGCGTTCTGGGCGCCCGACGGGCGGCAGGCGCGGCGCCGCGGCTTCCTTGCGGCGGTCCGCCTGCACGAGTTCTCCGAGGGCGTCATCGTCCCGCACGAGAAGACGCTCACCGCCCCCCGCGCCGACCGGCTCGAGATCCTGAAGGCGGTCCGGGCCAACCTCTCGCCCATCATCGGCCTGTACCGCGACGAGGAGCGGACCACGTCGCGCGCGCTGGAGGCGGTCACCGCGGGCGAGCTGGTGGCCGAGACCGACTCCGACGACGGGGTGCACCACCGGCTCTGGCGCGCCGACCAGCCGGTCGTGGTGGCGGCGCTCCAGGCGGCGGTCGCGGACAAGCGGATCTTCATCGCCGACGGCCACCATCGGTACGTCTCCGGGCTCGCCTACCGCAAGCTGGTGGAGGCGCAGCGGCCGGGGCTGCCGCCGGACGCGGGGCACAACTACATCCTCATGTTCCTGTGCCCGATGAGCGACCCGGGCCTGATGCTCTTCCCGACGCACCGGCTGGTGTTCGGCCTCAAGGACTTCTCCGTGGCGCGCCTCACGGACGCGCTCGAGCGGTACTTCCGGGTCGAGACGCTGCCGGAGGACATCCGCCGCCCGGCGGGCCGCGCCTGGGCGATCGCCAAGCTCTCCGAGCACTTCGGGAAGTCGTCCTCGTTCCTGATGGTCACCGCCGAGGATCAGAAGGCGCGCGTGCTCACGCTGCGCGACGAGGCGGACCTGGAGGAGGCGGAGCTGCCGCGCAACGAGACGCTCCGCGCGCTCGACGTCACCGTGCTCCACTCGGTGGTGCTGCAGCACGTCCTCGGCCTCTCGGCCAGCGCCCAGGAGAACCAGGAGAGCCTCACCTACGTCCGCGACGCGGGCGAGGCGGTGAACCGGGTCCTCTCCGGCGAGCACCAGGTCGGCTTCCTGGTCAACCCGACCCCCATGTGGCAGGTCCAGGCGGTGGGCGACGCCGGGGAGACGATGCCGCAGAAGAGCACCTACTTCTACCCGCGGCTGCAGAGCGGGCTGGTGATGCGCGAGGTGTTCGAGCCCGGCACGCCGTCGCCCTGA
- the hemB gene encoding porphobilinogen synthase — protein MPFPQHRPRRMRRTEALRSLVRETTLAPQHLVWPLFVLPGTKVRNPVKSMPGVFQLSVDELVAEVQQGFEAGVRSVILFGIPEHKDPQGTEAYADDGIVPQAIRALKERVPGMVVMTDVCMCEYTDHGHCGILKASKAGGPGNELQVDNDLTLPLLAKEALAHARAGADIVAPSDMMDGRVAAIRAELDGAGYQDVPILSYAAKFAGAFYGPFRDAAESAPVEGPGIPKDRKGYQMDPANWREALREVELDVAEGADMIMVKPAVPYLDIVRQVRDRFDLPTAAYHVSGEYAMIKAAAERGWIDEDRVVLETLLCCRRAGADLVLTYYAKHAAQLLSGKKR, from the coding sequence ATGCCTTTCCCCCAGCACCGCCCCCGCCGCATGCGCCGCACCGAGGCCCTCCGGAGCCTGGTGCGCGAGACCACCCTCGCCCCGCAGCACCTGGTGTGGCCGCTCTTCGTGCTCCCCGGCACGAAGGTGCGGAACCCGGTGAAGAGCATGCCGGGCGTGTTCCAGCTCTCCGTGGACGAGCTGGTCGCCGAGGTGCAGCAGGGCTTCGAGGCGGGCGTCCGCTCGGTGATCCTGTTCGGCATCCCCGAGCACAAGGACCCGCAGGGCACCGAGGCGTACGCCGACGACGGGATCGTCCCGCAGGCCATCCGGGCGCTGAAGGAGCGGGTGCCCGGCATGGTGGTGATGACCGACGTGTGCATGTGCGAGTACACGGATCACGGCCACTGCGGCATCCTCAAGGCGTCGAAGGCCGGTGGCCCGGGCAACGAGCTGCAGGTCGACAACGACCTCACGCTCCCGCTCCTCGCCAAGGAGGCGCTCGCCCACGCCCGCGCCGGCGCCGACATCGTGGCGCCCTCGGACATGATGGACGGGCGCGTGGCGGCGATCCGCGCCGAGCTGGACGGCGCCGGCTACCAGGACGTGCCCATCCTGTCGTACGCGGCGAAGTTCGCGGGCGCGTTCTACGGCCCGTTCCGCGACGCCGCGGAGAGCGCGCCGGTGGAGGGCCCGGGCATCCCCAAGGACCGCAAGGGCTACCAGATGGATCCCGCCAACTGGCGCGAGGCGCTCCGCGAGGTGGAGCTCGACGTCGCCGAGGGCGCGGACATGATCATGGTGAAGCCGGCCGTGCCGTACCTCGACATCGTGCGCCAGGTGCGCGACCGCTTCGACCTGCCCACCGCCGCGTACCACGTGTCCGGCGAGTACGCGATGATCAAGGCCGCCGCCGAGCGCGGCTGGATCGACGAGGACCGGGTGGTGCTCGAGACGCTGCTCTGCTGCCGGCGCGCCGGCGCGGACCTCGTGCTCACCTACTACGCGAAGCACGCCGCCCAGCTCCTCTCCGGGAAGAAGCGTTGA
- a CDS encoding RDD family protein gives MRDARREGSPYPKADLTLRGLARLADLTVAFALAQVSPQIGPVLSAFYLLVADGLMQGQSIGKKVFGVRTVVVPRRAPAGYHESMLRNAPFALVAVFWSVPLLWPVFFVAGVPIVAFEAYMIVSDRLGIRIGDIFADTQVVDGKVLAKDDAVVRDLTHAAPAPPSPPASATRQRAAA, from the coding sequence ATGCGCGACGCGCGGCGAGAGGGCAGCCCCTATCCCAAGGCGGACCTGACGCTCCGGGGCCTGGCCCGCCTCGCCGACCTCACCGTCGCGTTCGCGCTCGCGCAGGTCTCGCCGCAGATCGGGCCGGTGCTCTCGGCGTTCTACCTGCTCGTCGCGGACGGGCTCATGCAGGGCCAGTCGATCGGCAAGAAGGTCTTCGGCGTGCGCACGGTGGTGGTCCCGCGCCGCGCCCCCGCCGGCTACCACGAGTCGATGCTGCGCAACGCGCCGTTCGCGCTCGTGGCGGTGTTCTGGTCCGTGCCGCTGCTCTGGCCGGTGTTCTTCGTGGCCGGGGTGCCCATCGTGGCGTTCGAGGCCTACATGATCGTCTCGGACCGGCTCGGCATCCGCATCGGCGACATCTTCGCGGACACGCAGGTGGTGGACGGGAAGGTGCTCGCGAAGGACGACGCGGTCGTCCGCGACCTCACGCACGCCGCGCCGGCACCGCCCAGCCCGCCGGCGAGCGCCACGCGCCAGCGCGCGGCCGCATGA
- a CDS encoding D-alanine--D-alanine ligase family protein, giving the protein MRIALTHNLRISDSEEEAEFDTRETVDALAGAIERLGHRVERIEVSGPASRTVTRLEAFGPDLIFNTAEGRRGRFREAFFPALFDELGMPYTGSDAYALSVTLDKQLTKLVLAQKGVRTPRWQYVEEPWQLQVNALRYPVIVKPNFEGSSKGITQDSVVDDPMRLHEVVQDGLARYPAGLLVEEFVVGRDLTVPFLEAAAPERHGVLQPVEYVIDPAVTAGRKYAIYDYELKTKLDQAVSVRAPAKVKRAQAERIQQLCETVYRELGIRDLGRIDLRLGDDGELYFLEINALPSLEPGAGIYAAAALEGLHEDAVLGAVIQSAVQRWNIVDKSARRGRPRRTERLKVGFSFNVKRVTPDPGGEQDEEAEYDSPKTLQAIREAIASWGHEVVDLEATQDLPLQLVSTPVDVVFNIAEGFKGRSRESQVPSLLELLDIPYTGSDPAALSVSLDKALAKRMVRTHGILTPDYLVLNTGNERLPRELTFPLIVKPVAEGTSKGVTRKSVVRDEPELREVARELIAKYRQPALAEGYVSGREFTVGLLGERRPRVLPPMEIVFLDAKDPTPIYSFEMKQDWNERIRYEVPAKLTPRELERLEKAARECFTALGCRDVARLDFRMDAEGRIHFIECNPLPGLAPGWSDLVLIAQAAGMDYRALIGEILSFAIRRYQERERERERARRAQAAAEREALATAAQGNGAPGAEAPAGGNGGSGGEAGERRPQAPHRH; this is encoded by the coding sequence ATGCGCATCGCCCTGACCCACAACCTCCGGATCTCGGACTCCGAGGAGGAAGCCGAGTTCGACACCCGCGAGACGGTGGACGCGCTCGCCGGCGCCATCGAGCGGCTCGGCCACCGCGTCGAGCGCATCGAGGTCTCCGGCCCGGCGTCGCGCACGGTGACGCGCCTCGAGGCCTTCGGGCCGGACCTCATCTTCAACACCGCCGAGGGCCGGCGCGGCCGCTTCCGCGAGGCGTTCTTCCCGGCGCTGTTCGACGAGCTGGGCATGCCGTACACCGGCTCGGACGCGTACGCGCTCTCGGTGACCCTCGACAAGCAGCTCACCAAGCTGGTGCTGGCCCAGAAGGGCGTCCGGACGCCGCGCTGGCAGTACGTCGAGGAGCCCTGGCAGCTGCAGGTGAACGCGCTCCGCTACCCGGTCATCGTGAAGCCCAACTTCGAGGGCAGCTCGAAGGGCATCACCCAGGACTCGGTGGTGGACGATCCCATGCGCCTGCACGAGGTGGTGCAGGACGGGCTGGCGCGCTACCCGGCGGGCCTGCTGGTGGAGGAGTTCGTGGTCGGGCGCGACCTGACCGTCCCGTTCCTGGAGGCGGCCGCGCCGGAGCGGCACGGCGTGCTCCAGCCGGTCGAGTACGTCATCGACCCCGCCGTCACCGCCGGCCGCAAGTACGCGATCTACGACTACGAGCTGAAGACGAAGCTCGACCAGGCGGTGTCGGTGCGCGCGCCCGCGAAGGTGAAGCGCGCCCAGGCAGAGCGGATCCAGCAGCTCTGCGAGACCGTCTACCGCGAGCTCGGCATCCGCGACCTGGGGCGCATCGACCTGCGCCTCGGCGACGACGGCGAGCTCTACTTCCTCGAGATCAACGCGCTCCCCTCGCTGGAGCCCGGGGCCGGCATCTACGCGGCCGCCGCGCTGGAGGGGCTGCACGAGGACGCGGTGCTCGGGGCCGTCATCCAGAGCGCGGTGCAGCGCTGGAACATCGTGGACAAGAGCGCCCGGCGAGGGCGGCCCCGCCGCACCGAGCGGCTCAAGGTCGGCTTCAGCTTCAACGTGAAGCGCGTCACCCCCGATCCCGGCGGCGAGCAGGACGAGGAGGCGGAGTACGACTCGCCGAAGACGCTCCAGGCCATCCGCGAGGCCATCGCGAGCTGGGGCCACGAGGTGGTGGACCTCGAGGCGACCCAGGACCTGCCGCTGCAGCTCGTGTCCACGCCGGTCGACGTGGTCTTCAACATCGCCGAGGGCTTCAAGGGGCGCAGCCGCGAGTCGCAGGTGCCGTCCCTGCTCGAGCTGCTCGACATCCCCTACACCGGCTCGGATCCGGCGGCGCTGTCGGTCTCGCTCGACAAGGCGCTCGCGAAGCGCATGGTGCGCACCCACGGGATCCTCACCCCCGACTACCTGGTGCTGAACACCGGCAACGAGCGGCTGCCGCGCGAGCTGACCTTCCCGCTCATCGTGAAGCCGGTGGCGGAGGGCACGTCGAAGGGCGTCACGCGGAAGTCGGTGGTCCGGGACGAGCCCGAGCTGCGCGAGGTGGCCCGGGAGCTCATCGCGAAGTACCGCCAGCCGGCGCTGGCGGAGGGCTACGTCTCCGGCCGCGAGTTCACCGTCGGGCTGCTGGGCGAGCGGCGGCCGCGGGTGCTCCCGCCCATGGAGATCGTGTTCCTCGACGCGAAGGACCCCACGCCCATCTACTCGTTCGAGATGAAGCAGGACTGGAACGAGCGGATCCGCTACGAGGTGCCGGCGAAGCTCACGCCGCGCGAGCTGGAGCGCCTGGAGAAGGCGGCGCGCGAGTGCTTCACCGCGCTCGGCTGCCGCGACGTGGCGCGGCTCGACTTCCGCATGGACGCCGAGGGGCGGATCCACTTCATCGAGTGCAACCCGCTCCCCGGCCTGGCCCCCGGCTGGTCGGACCTCGTGCTCATCGCGCAGGCCGCCGGCATGGACTACCGCGCGCTCATCGGCGAGATCCTCTCGTTCGCGATCCGGCGGTACCAGGAGCGCGAGCGCGAGCGCGAGCGGGCCCGCCGCGCGCAGGCCGCGGCCGAGCGCGAGGCGCTGGCGACGGCGGCGCAGGGGAACGGCGCGCCCGGCGCGGAGGCGCCCGCCGGCGGGAACGGCGGCTCGGGCGGCGAGGCTGGCGAGCGGCGGCCGCAGGCGCCGCACCGGCACTGA
- a CDS encoding P1 family peptidase: MPETAPTEPRCRARDLGISLGRYKPGRWNAITDVAGVRVGHSTVTRGAGPLRVGKGPVRTGVTAILPNPTNVFEDRVVGGGFVLNGAGEVSGMTQLLEWGLVETPIFLTNTLSVGAVSDAAVKWMVERYPGIGDEHDVIIPLVGECDDSWLNDIAGRHVKDEHVYEALRTASDGPVPEGSVGGGTGMITCDFKAGIGTSSRKLPETLGGYTVGVLVMSNFGVMRQLRIGGLPVGEVLEARYRPANRRTRNYGSIIAVIATDAPLATHQLNRLAKRAALGIGRVGSTAMHGSGEIVLAFSTANQVPRETNKMVYRMKILLDQRLDPLYEAVIEATEEAILNALCMARDMEGVNGNVSKALPLDDVKEMVTTWQADAARQAAAPPLRGRRPPAPDAAARARTAPAASAAKPSAVRGAEGMARPARPAGAAAGTAGTQGSPTRIERQDARSDSQEAKREAAEPRRDEAPRGAGARTKDGAGPRPDGGGSGEG, translated from the coding sequence ATGCCCGAGACCGCACCGACCGAGCCGCGCTGCCGCGCCCGCGACCTGGGCATCTCGCTGGGCCGCTACAAGCCGGGCCGCTGGAACGCCATCACCGACGTGGCCGGGGTGCGCGTCGGCCACTCCACCGTGACCCGCGGGGCCGGGCCGCTCCGCGTCGGCAAGGGGCCGGTCCGCACCGGCGTCACCGCCATCCTCCCCAACCCCACCAACGTGTTCGAGGACCGGGTGGTCGGCGGTGGCTTCGTGCTGAACGGCGCCGGCGAGGTCTCGGGGATGACCCAGCTCCTGGAGTGGGGGCTGGTGGAGACGCCCATCTTCCTCACCAACACGCTGTCGGTCGGCGCCGTCTCCGACGCGGCGGTGAAGTGGATGGTCGAGCGCTACCCCGGCATCGGCGACGAGCACGACGTCATCATCCCGCTGGTCGGCGAGTGCGACGACTCCTGGCTCAACGACATCGCCGGCCGGCACGTGAAGGACGAGCACGTGTACGAGGCGCTCCGGACGGCCAGCGACGGGCCGGTGCCGGAGGGGAGCGTCGGCGGCGGCACCGGCATGATCACCTGCGACTTCAAGGCGGGGATCGGGACCTCCAGCCGCAAGCTCCCCGAGACGCTGGGCGGCTACACGGTGGGCGTGCTGGTGATGTCCAACTTCGGCGTGATGCGGCAGCTCCGCATCGGCGGCCTGCCGGTCGGCGAGGTGCTCGAGGCCCGCTACCGCCCGGCCAACCGGCGCACCCGCAACTACGGCTCGATCATCGCGGTGATCGCCACCGACGCGCCGCTCGCCACGCACCAGCTCAACCGCCTCGCGAAGCGCGCCGCGCTCGGCATCGGGCGCGTGGGCTCCACCGCGATGCACGGCTCCGGCGAGATCGTGCTGGCGTTCTCGACCGCCAACCAGGTGCCCCGCGAGACCAACAAGATGGTCTACCGGATGAAGATCCTGCTCGACCAGCGGCTCGACCCGCTCTACGAGGCGGTGATCGAGGCGACCGAGGAGGCCATCCTGAACGCGCTCTGCATGGCGCGGGACATGGAGGGCGTGAACGGGAACGTGAGCAAGGCGCTGCCGCTCGACGACGTGAAGGAGATGGTCACCACCTGGCAGGCGGACGCCGCGCGCCAGGCGGCCGCCCCGCCGCTGCGCGGCCGGCGCCCGCCGGCCCCCGACGCCGCCGCGCGGGCCCGCACCGCGCCGGCCGCCTCCGCCGCGAAGCCGAGCGCGGTCCGCGGCGCGGAGGGGATGGCCCGGCCCGCCCGCCCGGCCGGCGCCGCGGCGGGCACGGCCGGGACGCAGGGGAGCCCCACGCGCATCGAGCGCCAGGACGCGCGGAGCGACTCGCAGGAGGCGAAGCGCGAGGCGGCGGAGCCGCGCCGGGACGAGGCGCCCCGGGGCGCGGGCGCGCGGACGAAGGACGGGGCCGGACCGCGCCCCGACGGCGGGGGGTCCGGCGAGGGGTAA